The following proteins are encoded in a genomic region of Gossypium hirsutum isolate 1008001.06 chromosome D05, Gossypium_hirsutum_v2.1, whole genome shotgun sequence:
- the LOC121216840 gene encoding ras-related protein RABA1f: MAAYRVDDDYDYLFKVVLVGDSGVGKSNLLSRFTRNEFSLQSKSTIGVEFATRSIRVNDKIVKAQIWDTAGQERYRAITSAYYRGAVGALLVYDVTRRVTFENVQRWLKELRDHTDSSIVIMLIGNKADLRHLFAVTTDDAKAYAESENTFFMETSALESTNVEHAFIEVLTKIHHVISRKALEGGNDQTTLPKGQTINVGSRDDVSAVKKDGCCSA; the protein is encoded by the exons ATGGCAGCGTATAGAGTGGATGACGACTACGATTATTTGTTTAAGGTGGTGTTGGTCGGAGATTCCGGCGTCGGGAAATCGAATTTGTTGTCGAGATTTACTAGAAACGAGTTTAGCCTTCAATCTAAATCCACAATCGGTGTCGAATTTGCCACCCGAAGTATTCGGGTCAATGATAAAATCGTTAAGGCCCAGATTTGGGACACTGCTGGACAAGAAAG ATACCGGGCAATTACAAGTGCATACTACCGAGGAGCTGTTGGTGCCTTGCTTGTCTATGATGTCACTCGACGGGTCACGTTTGAGAATGTTCAGAGATGGCTGAAGGAACTACGAGATCATACAGATTCTAGCATCGTGATTATGCTCATTGGTAACAAGGCCGACCTGCGACACTTGTTTGCTGTTACCACTGACGATGCTAAGGCCTATGCCGAGAGTGAAAACACCTTCTTTATGGAAACATCTGCCCTCGAATCAACAAATGTTGAGCATGCATTCATTGAAGTACTAACTAAAATACATCATGTGATCAGTCGAAAAGCGCTCGAAGGAGGGAATGATCAAACAACATTGCCCAAGGGACAAACCATCAATGTCGGATCTCGGGATGATGTTTCAGCTGTGAAGAAAGACGGCTGCTGTTCTGCATAA
- the LOC121216841 gene encoding uncharacterized protein isoform X1, translating into MKKLEGRLEEPKRNKRKLDKRLILSLTKPSHLLTLKYAHIRWENRQRLCYLLERLVKKQNWAEASGVLSLLFKGTSHDFSAGLNRLKYSVAIRLLKYIDGDHVDIRRIRDIYEIWMSRIRFKTVKTEEQIAVHLEFILFCLTHGNLGWAHQATLSLMKEQNFSCHPMANLVMGLTFCQLWYSNLTEEIKLRNSDQDYFPQQSDASGSHMGNEIVFSEGNYAAYSHGAVSSQCGSETSVMNDKRESLLAGSNQQRDVHVQNNVNLQRAAPLVQEVEPLGSNQNSAENEVDFYDDNGYTCDPSVFSALEGLESWLMPLKLPYSSENFVYLHRQMVNNHYKDALKHLRLGLHCEPPLSAALLPLIQLLLIGGQAKEALSEVEKFCNISNMPFPFRLRASLLEYFYSNDSVMLCNCFEEVLKRDPTCCHSLARLVSMHQKGDYSLESLVEMIALHVEATFPESETWREFASCFLKLYEYEEDRLSVCLVGNEGEQKANHSIYYRRIPSIFTEVNSRRAWRLRCRCWLKRHFGKRMLASEIASGMLELVTYKAACAVHLYGEECHYVIKVYTHLREHNEKDLRKFLKLHMVNSIRLNVKFQEK; encoded by the exons ATGAAGAAACTTGAGGGTAGATTAGAAGAACCCAAGAGAAATAAACGAAAGCTAGACAAAAGGTTGATATTATCATTAACCAAGCCTTCTCATCTTCTAACACTGAAATACGCCCATATTCGCTGGGAAAATCGGCAAAGACTTTGTTATCTTTTGGAAAGACTTGTAAAGAAACAGAATTGGGCTGAGGCTAGTGGAGTATTAAGCTTGTTGTTTAAGGGTACTTCCCATGATTTTTCTGCTGGTTTGAATCGCCTCAAGTACTCG GTTGCAATCAGGCTTCTTAAGTACATAGATGGGGATCATGTTGACATTAGAAGGATCAGGGACATCTATGAGATTTGGATGAGCAGGATCAGGTTCAAGACTGTGAAAACAGAG GAGCAAATTGCAGTTCATTTGGAGTTCATTTTATTCTGCCTTACACATGGAAATCTTGGCTGGGCTCATCAAGCCACTTTAAG CTTGATGAAAGAACAAAACTTTAGTTGTCACCCAATGGCAAACCTGGTCATGGGCTTGACATTCTGTCAGCTTTGGTATTCCAATCTCACTGAAGAGATTAAACTGAGAAATTCAGATCAGGATTACTTCCCTCAGCAATCAGACGCTTCAGGATCACATATGGGCAACGAAATTGTTTTCTCAGAGGGAAATTATGCAGCTTATAGTCATGGTGCTGTTTCTTCTCAATGTGGTTCAGAGACATCTGTCATGAATGATAAAAGAGAAAGTCTGCTGGCTGGTAGCAACCAACAAAGAGATGTTCATGTGCAGAACAATGTTAACTTGCAGAGAGCTGCACCTCTCGTGCAAGAGGTTGAGCCACTAGGCTCCAATCAAAACTCTGCTGAAAATGAAGTTGATTTCTATGATGATAATGGCTATACATGTGATCCTTCAGTCTTCTCTGCCTTAG AGGGTTTAGAGTCATGGTTGATGCCTTTAAAGTTGCCATATTCTAGTGAGAACTTTGTCTACTTGCATAGGCAAATGGTTAATAATCATTATAAAGATGCTCTGAAGCATCTACGGCTTGGTCTTCACTGTGAACCCCCTTTGTCTGCAGCCTTGCTTCCTTTGATACAG TTATTGCTGATTGGAGGTCAAGCGAAAGAGGCCCTAAGTGAAGTCGAAAAGTTCTGTAACATTTCGAACATGCCTTTTCCCTTTAG ATTAAGGGCAAGTCTTCTAGAGTACTTTTATTCTAATGACTCTGTCATGCTCTGTAATTGTTTTGAGGAGGTTTTGAAGAGGGATCCGACATGCTGCCACTCATTGGCAAGGCTTGTCAGCATGCATCAAAAAG GTGATTATAGTCTGGAATCCCTTGTGGAGATGATTGCTTTGCATGTGGAAGCTACATTTCCAGAGTCCGAAACGTGGAGGGAGTTTGCTTCATGCTTCCTCAAACTATATGAATACGAAGAGGATCGACTGTCTGTATGTCTCGTTGGGAATGAAGGTGAACAAAAAGCAAATCACTCTATTTATTACAGAAGGATTCCAAGCATATTTACCGAGGTAAACTCAAGAAGAGCTTGGAGATTACGCTGCAGATGTTGGTTAAAACGTCATTTTGGCAAGCGGATGCTTGCATCCGAAATTGCTTCAG GGATGTTGGAGCTTGTAACATACAAAGCAGCTTGTGCAGTCCATTTGTATGGCGAAGAATGTCATTATGTTATAAAGGTTTATACTCATTTAAGGGAACACAATGAGAAGGATCTCCGCAAATTCTTAAAACTACATATGGTGAATTCCATCAGACTAAATgtgaaatttcaagaaaaataa
- the LOC121216841 gene encoding uncharacterized protein isoform X2: MKKLEGRLEEPKRNKRKLDKRLILSLTKPSHLLTLKYAHIRWENRQRLCYLLERLVKKQNWAEASGVLSLLFKGTSHDFSAGLNRLKYSVAIRLLKYIDGDHVDIRRIRDIYEIWMSRIRFKTVKTEEQIAVHLEFILFCLTHGNLGWAHQATLSLMKEQNFSCHPMANLVMGLTFCQLWYSNLTEEIKLRNSDQDYFPQQSDASGSHMGNEIVFSEGNYAAYSHGAVSSQCGSETSVMNDKRESLLAGSNQQRDVHVQNNVNLQRAAPLVQEVEPLGSNQNSAENEVDFYDDNGYTCDPSVFSALEGLESWLMPLKLPYSSENFVYLHRQMVNNHYKDALKHLRLGLHCEPPLSAALLPLIQLLLIGGQAKEALSEVEKFCNISNMPFPFRLRASLLEYFYSNDSVMLCNCFEEVLKRDPTCCHSLARLVSMHQKGDYSLESLVEMIALHVEATFPESETWREFASCFLKLYEYEEDRLSVCLVGNEGEQKANHSIYYRRIPSIFTEVNSRRAWRLRCRCWLKRHFGKRMLASEIASVRLGRWINWKF, from the exons ATGAAGAAACTTGAGGGTAGATTAGAAGAACCCAAGAGAAATAAACGAAAGCTAGACAAAAGGTTGATATTATCATTAACCAAGCCTTCTCATCTTCTAACACTGAAATACGCCCATATTCGCTGGGAAAATCGGCAAAGACTTTGTTATCTTTTGGAAAGACTTGTAAAGAAACAGAATTGGGCTGAGGCTAGTGGAGTATTAAGCTTGTTGTTTAAGGGTACTTCCCATGATTTTTCTGCTGGTTTGAATCGCCTCAAGTACTCG GTTGCAATCAGGCTTCTTAAGTACATAGATGGGGATCATGTTGACATTAGAAGGATCAGGGACATCTATGAGATTTGGATGAGCAGGATCAGGTTCAAGACTGTGAAAACAGAG GAGCAAATTGCAGTTCATTTGGAGTTCATTTTATTCTGCCTTACACATGGAAATCTTGGCTGGGCTCATCAAGCCACTTTAAG CTTGATGAAAGAACAAAACTTTAGTTGTCACCCAATGGCAAACCTGGTCATGGGCTTGACATTCTGTCAGCTTTGGTATTCCAATCTCACTGAAGAGATTAAACTGAGAAATTCAGATCAGGATTACTTCCCTCAGCAATCAGACGCTTCAGGATCACATATGGGCAACGAAATTGTTTTCTCAGAGGGAAATTATGCAGCTTATAGTCATGGTGCTGTTTCTTCTCAATGTGGTTCAGAGACATCTGTCATGAATGATAAAAGAGAAAGTCTGCTGGCTGGTAGCAACCAACAAAGAGATGTTCATGTGCAGAACAATGTTAACTTGCAGAGAGCTGCACCTCTCGTGCAAGAGGTTGAGCCACTAGGCTCCAATCAAAACTCTGCTGAAAATGAAGTTGATTTCTATGATGATAATGGCTATACATGTGATCCTTCAGTCTTCTCTGCCTTAG AGGGTTTAGAGTCATGGTTGATGCCTTTAAAGTTGCCATATTCTAGTGAGAACTTTGTCTACTTGCATAGGCAAATGGTTAATAATCATTATAAAGATGCTCTGAAGCATCTACGGCTTGGTCTTCACTGTGAACCCCCTTTGTCTGCAGCCTTGCTTCCTTTGATACAG TTATTGCTGATTGGAGGTCAAGCGAAAGAGGCCCTAAGTGAAGTCGAAAAGTTCTGTAACATTTCGAACATGCCTTTTCCCTTTAG ATTAAGGGCAAGTCTTCTAGAGTACTTTTATTCTAATGACTCTGTCATGCTCTGTAATTGTTTTGAGGAGGTTTTGAAGAGGGATCCGACATGCTGCCACTCATTGGCAAGGCTTGTCAGCATGCATCAAAAAG GTGATTATAGTCTGGAATCCCTTGTGGAGATGATTGCTTTGCATGTGGAAGCTACATTTCCAGAGTCCGAAACGTGGAGGGAGTTTGCTTCATGCTTCCTCAAACTATATGAATACGAAGAGGATCGACTGTCTGTATGTCTCGTTGGGAATGAAGGTGAACAAAAAGCAAATCACTCTATTTATTACAGAAGGATTCCAAGCATATTTACCGAGGTAAACTCAAGAAGAGCTTGGAGATTACGCTGCAGATGTTGGTTAAAACGTCATTTTGGCAAGCGGATGCTTGCATCCGAAATTGCTTCAG TTAGGTTGGGAAGATGGATTAATTGGAAGTTTTGA
- the LOC121216842 gene encoding uncharacterized protein isoform X2, with product MIRVSGNRQKGQRWRGECVVSFGGKKPTIFNMRRYKEDPPVVRVYTVCDESRYLIVRNVPALGCGDDLLKLFANYGDVEECKPMDAEDCEQFTDVYWIKFRLISNARFAKRKLDEFVFLGNHLLVSYAPQFESLDDTKDKLEGRRKEILARLNSQRSKGHPVHRVLSSNKAPSLPASSHHIPNQINNRLRDVGDAEFRSHSNNARITRVSSDKDYFPSQSMNQTVKTVRDKLNKIQSSTEHLQAGPTPKKTRVDNRRRI from the exons ATGATTAGAGTTTCAG GCAATCGACAAAAGGGTCAGCGTTGGCGCGGGGAGTGTGTGGTGAGTTTTGGAGGTAAAAAGCCAACAATTTTCAACATGCGTCGTTACAAAGAAGATCCGCCAGTGGTTCGCGTCTATACAGTCTGCGACGAATCCAG ATATTTGATTGTGAGGAACGTTCCCGCGTTGGGATGTGGCGATGATTTGCTGAAACTCTTTGCTAATTACGGAGACGTTGAAGA ATGTAAACCAATGGATGCAGAAGATTGTGAGCAATTTACTGATGTTTATTGGATCAAATTTCGACTCATTAGCAATGCCAG GTTTGCAAAGAGAAAATTGGACGAGTTTGTGTTCTTGGGGAATCATTTGCTGGTCTCATATGCTCCTCAATTTGAAAGCCTTGATGACACCAAAGATAAGTTAGAAGGCAGAAGGAAAGAAATCCTTGCAAGATTGAATT CTCAAAGATCTAAAGGGCATCCAGTTCATCGCGTGCTCTCTTCCAATAAGGCTCCATCACTTCCTGCTTCATCTCATCATATTCCTAACCAGATTAATAATCGACTGAG GGATGTTGGGGATGCAGAGTTCAGGTCTCACAGTAATAATGCTCGAATAACAAGAGTGTCATCTGACAAG GACTACTTCCCTTCCCAGTCAATGAATCAGACGGTTAAAACGGTTAGGGACAAACTCAATAAG ATTCAATCAAGCACTGAACATTTGCAAGCCGGACCTACACCCAAGAAAACACGAGTGGACAATAGAAGAAGAATCTGA
- the LOC121216842 gene encoding uncharacterized protein isoform X1 codes for MLDYCSSKILHLVNVLLGNRQKGQRWRGECVVSFGGKKPTIFNMRRYKEDPPVVRVYTVCDESRYLIVRNVPALGCGDDLLKLFANYGDVEECKPMDAEDCEQFTDVYWIKFRLISNARFAKRKLDEFVFLGNHLLVSYAPQFESLDDTKDKLEGRRKEILARLNSQRSKGHPVHRVLSSNKAPSLPASSHHIPNQINNRLRDVGDAEFRSHSNNARITRVSSDKDYFPSQSMNQTVKTVRDKLNKIQSSTEHLQAGPTPKKTRVDNRRRI; via the exons atgttggattactgttcaagcaagatactacacttggtaaatgtgttattgg GCAATCGACAAAAGGGTCAGCGTTGGCGCGGGGAGTGTGTGGTGAGTTTTGGAGGTAAAAAGCCAACAATTTTCAACATGCGTCGTTACAAAGAAGATCCGCCAGTGGTTCGCGTCTATACAGTCTGCGACGAATCCAG ATATTTGATTGTGAGGAACGTTCCCGCGTTGGGATGTGGCGATGATTTGCTGAAACTCTTTGCTAATTACGGAGACGTTGAAGA ATGTAAACCAATGGATGCAGAAGATTGTGAGCAATTTACTGATGTTTATTGGATCAAATTTCGACTCATTAGCAATGCCAG GTTTGCAAAGAGAAAATTGGACGAGTTTGTGTTCTTGGGGAATCATTTGCTGGTCTCATATGCTCCTCAATTTGAAAGCCTTGATGACACCAAAGATAAGTTAGAAGGCAGAAGGAAAGAAATCCTTGCAAGATTGAATT CTCAAAGATCTAAAGGGCATCCAGTTCATCGCGTGCTCTCTTCCAATAAGGCTCCATCACTTCCTGCTTCATCTCATCATATTCCTAACCAGATTAATAATCGACTGAG GGATGTTGGGGATGCAGAGTTCAGGTCTCACAGTAATAATGCTCGAATAACAAGAGTGTCATCTGACAAG GACTACTTCCCTTCCCAGTCAATGAATCAGACGGTTAAAACGGTTAGGGACAAACTCAATAAG ATTCAATCAAGCACTGAACATTTGCAAGCCGGACCTACACCCAAGAAAACACGAGTGGACAATAGAAGAAGAATCTGA
- the LOC121216842 gene encoding RNA-binding protein 48 isoform X3, translating into MRRYKEDPPVVRVYTVCDESRYLIVRNVPALGCGDDLLKLFANYGDVEECKPMDAEDCEQFTDVYWIKFRLISNARFAKRKLDEFVFLGNHLLVSYAPQFESLDDTKDKLEGRRKEILARLNSQRSKGHPVHRVLSSNKAPSLPASSHHIPNQINNRLRDVGDAEFRSHSNNARITRVSSDKDYFPSQSMNQTVKTVRDKLNKIQSSTEHLQAGPTPKKTRVDNRRRI; encoded by the exons ATGCGTCGTTACAAAGAAGATCCGCCAGTGGTTCGCGTCTATACAGTCTGCGACGAATCCAG ATATTTGATTGTGAGGAACGTTCCCGCGTTGGGATGTGGCGATGATTTGCTGAAACTCTTTGCTAATTACGGAGACGTTGAAGA ATGTAAACCAATGGATGCAGAAGATTGTGAGCAATTTACTGATGTTTATTGGATCAAATTTCGACTCATTAGCAATGCCAG GTTTGCAAAGAGAAAATTGGACGAGTTTGTGTTCTTGGGGAATCATTTGCTGGTCTCATATGCTCCTCAATTTGAAAGCCTTGATGACACCAAAGATAAGTTAGAAGGCAGAAGGAAAGAAATCCTTGCAAGATTGAATT CTCAAAGATCTAAAGGGCATCCAGTTCATCGCGTGCTCTCTTCCAATAAGGCTCCATCACTTCCTGCTTCATCTCATCATATTCCTAACCAGATTAATAATCGACTGAG GGATGTTGGGGATGCAGAGTTCAGGTCTCACAGTAATAATGCTCGAATAACAAGAGTGTCATCTGACAAG GACTACTTCCCTTCCCAGTCAATGAATCAGACGGTTAAAACGGTTAGGGACAAACTCAATAAG ATTCAATCAAGCACTGAACATTTGCAAGCCGGACCTACACCCAAGAAAACACGAGTGGACAATAGAAGAAGAATCTGA